Proteins encoded together in one Procambarus clarkii isolate CNS0578487 chromosome 67, FALCON_Pclarkii_2.0, whole genome shotgun sequence window:
- the LOC123767781 gene encoding cytochrome P450 2L1-like — translation MVTEALLGLLLLGLLLTFLNKKPKDLPPGVWGWPVVGSLPTKDTFVGDQVKKLRKKYGDIITWRMGTRIFIYLCNYNLIKSAFANPDLQDRPDFYSIDLFNEFFKYGLFNGNGRVWQNSRRLAMRHLKDLGMGKSIMEDFMQREAQSLVADFKKHTVVAQPLPWSINVAVLNVIWKLVSNRRYDVDDVEIQNFNKMITSAFTDLQGPVIWFDLIPEVVKLVPNFVNKLTGVAKMHEKAQEIKHFMLVSNAGLMFHQSKQ, via the exons ATGGTGACGGAGGCGCTGCTGGGGCTGCTGCTCCTGGGGCTGCTCCTCACTTTTCTCAACAAGAAACCAAAAGACCTACCACCAG GAGTGTGGGGGTGGCCGGTGGTGGGGTCGCTTCCCACCAAGGACACCTTCGTGGGTGACCAGGTGAAGAAGCTCAGAAAGAAATATGGCGACATCATCAC ATGGAGAATGGGAACCCGCATCTTCATATATTTGTGTAATTACAACTTGATCAAATCAGCCTTCGCTAACCCAGACCTCCAAGACAGACCAGACTTCTACAGCATTGACCTCTTTAATGAGTTTTTCAAATATG GACTGTTTAACGGTAACGGCCGAGTGTGGCAGAACAGCCGGAGACTGGCCATGCGTCACCTCAAGGACCTGGGCATGGGTAAGTCCATCATGGAGGACTTCATGCAGCGTGAGGCGCAGAGTCTGGTGGCGGACTTCAAGAAGCACACGGTTGTAGCCCAGCCCCTCCCCTGGTCCATCAACGTTGCCGTTCTCAACGTCATCTGGAAACTCGTGTCAA aTCGCCGCTACGATGTAGATGACGTGGAGATTCAAAATTTCAACAAGATGATCACCTCAGCATTTACTGACTTGCAAGGTCCCGTCATTTGGTTTGACCTCATCCCAGAAGTTGTCAAGCTCGTGCCTAACTTTGTCAACAAGTTGACAGGGGTAGCCAAAATGCACGAAAAAGCACAGGAAATCAAACACTTTATGCTGGTCAGTAACGCAGGTCTAATGTTTCATCAAAGTAAACAATAA